The Geomonas agri genome contains the following window.
AGATCACCAAGAGAACCTTCGCCTACACCAATCACACCATCCTCCCCGAGGCGCTTGAGCAATGGCCGGTCTGGTTCTTCGAGCAGATTCTGCCCAGGCACCTGCAGATCATCTACGAGATCAATGAGCGCTTCCTGAAGGAGATCCGCGAGCGGTACCCCGACGAGCCCGACCGACTCGCCCGCATGTCGATCGTTGAGGAGCACTGGGAAAGAAAGATCCGCATGGCGCATCTCGCCATCGTAGGGAGCCACTCGGTGAACGGTGTCGCTGCGCTACACACGGAGATCCTCAAGAACGAGTTGTTCCACGACTTCTACGAGATGTACCCGGAGCGGTTCAACAACAAGACCAACGGCATCACCCAGAGGCGCTGGCTCAAGATGTCCAACCCGGCCCTCTCCGGCTTGATCGACGAGTACATTGGCGAAGCCTGGACCACCAATCTGTATGAGCTGGAGAAACTTCGGGCCATCGCGTCCGATCCGGAATTCATCGGACGCTGGAACCAGGTGAAACGAAGCAACAAAGAAGGACTGTGCCGCTACATCAAGCAGCACAACGACATCGATGTCGATCCCGATTCGCTCTTCGACGTGCAGGTGAAACGACTGCACGAGTACAAACGCCAGTTATTGAACGTGCTGCACATCATCACGCTCTTCAACCGGATCAAGGACAATCCCGCCGCCGAAGTGGTGCCGCGCACCTTCATCTTCGCCGGCAAGGCAGCGCCGGCCTACGCGGCCGCCAAACTGATCATCCGGCTCATCAACGCCGTCGCCGCCGTAGTTAACCACGACCCGGACGTCGCAGGACGGATCAAAGTGGTCTTTCTGGCCAACTACAGCGTCTCGCTGGCGGAAAAAATCTTCCCCGCCTCTGACCTCTCCGAGCAGATCTCCACCGCCGGCACCGAAGCTTCCGGCACCGGCAACATGAAGTTCGCCCTGAACGGAGCCCTCACCATCGGCACGCTCGACGGGGCCAACATCGAGATCATGGAAGAGGTCGGACGCGAAAACATCTTCATCTTCGGCATGACCGCAGCCGAGGTGTCGCAGCTGCGTGCGCGCGGCTACAACCCGCGGGAATACTACAACGGCAACCGGGAACTGAAGCAGGTACTGGACATGATCGCCTCCGGCTTCTTCTGTCCCTGGTCTCCCGAACTTTTCACCCCGCTCACTGACTCGCTCCTTAACCTCGGGGACCACTACATGCTCCTGGCCGACTACGCTTCCTATGTCGCCTGCCAGGAACAGGTCGCCCAGTTGTTCAAGCAGCCCAACGAGTGGGCGCGGCGCGCGATACTCAACTGCGCCGGTATGGGCAAGTTCTCCAGCGACAGGACCATCGACCAGTACGCCCGCGAAATCTGGGGCATCAAGCCGGTCGACATCCTCCCGGGGGCCGTGGAATTACAGAGGCATTGATTGGATCTTTTTAACGGAACTGACGAACGATTCGCGCCGCTTGCCGAACGCATGCGGCCCCGCACCATCTCCGAATACCTGGGACAGGGCCACCTTCTGGGTGAAGGGAAGCTCCTGAGAAGCCTGATTGAAACTGACCGGGTAACCTCCCTCATCTTCTGGGGCCCTCCGGGCTCCGGCAAAACCACCTTGGCCCGCATCATCGCGGGCGCCACCAAAAGCCACTTCATCTTCTTCTCGGCCATCATGAGCGGCATCAAGGAGATCCGCGAGGTGGTCAAGGAGGCCGAGGACATCCTGAAGTTCCAAGGTAAGCGAACCATCCTCTTCGTGGACGAGATCCATCGCTTCAACAAGAGCCAGCAGGACGCCTTCCTTCCCTACGTCGAGCGCGGCACCTTTACCATGATCGGCGCCACGACGGAGAACCCCTCCTTCGAAGTGATCGCGCCGCTTTTGTCCCGCTGCAAGGTGCTGGTACTGAACCCGCTTGCCGACGAGGACATCCGGCAGATCCTGGTTAACGCCCTTACCGACCGGGATCGGGGTCTCGGGGAGTTCGAACTCACCGCCTCCGAGGACGCCCTTTCCTTCATGGCCGAGCAGGCCGGCGGCGACGCGCGCATCGCGCTCAACACACTTGAGACGGCCGCCCGCCTGGCCCGCGACGGCGAGATCAGCCTCGATATCGCCCGCGAGGCCACCCAGAAGAAACCGCTGCTCTACGACAAAGGGGGCGAGGAGCACTACAACGTCATTTCCGCCTTCATCAAGTCGATGCGGGGCTCCGATCCTGACGCCGCGCTCTACTGGCTGGCACGCATGATCGAGGCGGGCGAGGACCCGATTTTCATCCTGCGCCGCATGGTCATCTTCGCCTCCGAGGATGTGGGCAATGCCGACCCGCGCGGGCTGCAGATGGCGGTTTCGGCACTGGAGGCGTTCCGGCTGGTTGGCATGCCCGAGGGGAGGATCATCCTGGGACAGGCAGTCACCTACCTCGCCACCGCCCCCAAGTCCAACGCGAGCTACATGGGGATCAACCAGGCCTTGGCCGAGGTGCGTAAATCCGGCGGGCTCCCGGTCCCCATGCAGATCAGGAACGCCCCCACTAAGCTCATGAAGGGACTGGGCTACGGCAAGGGATATCTCTACCCGCACGACTACCAGGACGGCGTCGTGGCCCAGAGCTATCTCCCGGACCTGCTATCGGGACGGAGCTTCTACTCGCCCAAGGAGAGCGGCTACGAGAAAAGCATCCGCGAACGGATGGCCTGGATCAGGGGACAACGGGAAAAGACGAACGATCCCGAGCGGTAAGGCCTTGTTGAAAATGCATCACCCCATGATATATTCAAGCGTGCTTCGCCCGGGACGGACGAGGCCCTCGACAATACCAACCTCCAGCGGAGTCAGAGCATGAAGAAGATCGGGATTCTCACCAGCGGCGGAGATTGCTCCGGCATGAACGCGACGATCAGGAGTGCAACACGCACGGCGCTGGGACACGGGGTGCAGGTGGTCGGCTTCAGAAAGGGATACGCGGGGCTCTTGAAGGGAGACCTACTTGAGATGACCACCAGGGAAGTAGCGGGGATCCTGCACCGAGGCGGCACCTTCCTGCAGTCCGCCAGAAGCGAGGAGTTCCGCACCGTGCTTGGCCGGGAAAAGGCGGTTCGGCACCTGCAGGACCTGGGTGTGGAGGGGCTGGTAGTGATCGGCGGGGACGGCTCGTTGAACGGCGCGCTGGCGCTGCATCGCATGGGGGTGCCGGTGATAGGGGTCCCGGCCAGCATCGACAACGACATCGCCTACACCGACATGGCCCTCGGCGTTGATACCGCGCTTAACAACATCATCTACGCGGTCGACTGCATTAAGGACACGGCCAGTTCTCACGACCGGGCCTTCGTGATCGAGGTTATGGGGAGAAACTCCGGGTACCTGGCCAGCATGAGCGCCATCGCGACCGGCGCTGAGTACGCCATCGTTCCCGAGGTGGAGTGCGACATTGCCGACCTGTGCAACCAGCTGAGAAAACGCTACGAGGAAGGGCGCAGTAACGCCATCATCATCCTGGCCGAAGGGGCTGGGCGTGCCCAGAACATCGCCGATAACATCAAGGATGCCATCGGCTTCGAGACCCGCGTCACCGTGCTGGGGCACTACCAGCGCGGCGGCGCGCCGTCGGTCTTCGACCGGCTGTTGGGAAGCCGCTTCGGACACGCCGCCGTCGAGCAGTTGCTGGCGGGCGAGAAAGGTAAAATGGTGGGTCTTTGCTGCGGCGAGATCTGCGCCACGCCCCTGGAGACAGTGGTGGTGAGCGAAAAGATGCAGCAAGACGAACTGCATGACCTGTCCATGATCCTGGGGATCTAGATCGAGCACGGTATGCCCACATTCATCCCTTCCCTCACCCGCCCTTCGGGCACCCTCTCCCGGAGGGAGAGTGGACTGGGACGGCACAAGAACAAAAGGCCGCGCACCGGAACACCGGGCGCGGCCTTTGACGTTTTTGTTGTCCCTTTACGGGCGGCAGTAGGTGATAGCGGTCAGCACGGCACCCTCAGGGTCCTGGAGCACGCAGAAGCGTCCCACGCGGGGAATGTCGGTCGGCGGAACCACCACTTTCCCACCGAGTTCCTCTGCCTTGGCGGCGGTCAGGTCCACATCGGTCACGGTCACATACACGCCCCACCCCAAAGGCTTACGGGGACCCGGCCCCGCGGGCGCGATTCCCCCGACTTCCTTGCCAGCGACCTTGATCAGGGTGTAGTCCCCCTCCCCGTCCCAGCGCTCGGTACTCCAGCCGAACAGCCTGCCGTAGAAGGACTGGGCCGCGGCAACATCAGCCGTGGTCAGTTCGAACCAGCTGAATGCACCCTGTTCCCTGAATCGATCGGTCATCTGGCACCTCCTCGTGCTCTGGATGGGCAAACGAGGAGTAAGTATACTACGGAACCGGCCTCAACGCAGTCCCATGCGGGAAAGAGCGATGCCCAACCACTTGTTCAGGAAGTGATCCCGGGACAGGAAACTCAACGGCGGCGGCTTCCTGGTGCCGAGCGTGGCCAGTAGTGCCTTAATTTCATCGCTTGCGCCGACCGACATCCCCTTCCTGAGCACCTCCAGGGCCTTGGGCTTGTCACCGGCCACCTGGTGTACCCGGGCCAGGTTCAGGTAGTGGGCCGGATTCTCCGGCTCGAGATCGAGGGACGCCTGGCAAAGATCACGCCCCTTCTTGACCTGTCCGCGCTCCTTGGCGATGCACAGCCCAAGATAGGAATGCAGCAACGGGTTGTCCTGAACCTTCAGCGCCCTCTCGAAATGGGCCAAGGCAGCCTGGTATTCACCAGCAGAAAAGGCGGTGAGGGCACGGTTAAACAGCTTCTCGGCATCTTCCTGCGGCACAGGCTCCATAGATCCAACCCTCCGGTGGCTAAAGCAGTAACAGCAGATCCTGGTGTCTATCTATTTTCGTAGCGCAGTTCAGTTCACCGCGGTAGGCCACGAAGGGAACCCCTGCACCCTCGGCGGCGCGGAGGTCAACGTCCGAATCTCCGATGAAAAGGGCCTCTTCCGGCGCCAGGCCGTAGTGCTCCAGAACCTTGAAGAGCGGTTCCGGATGCGGCTTGGGGTTGTTGACTCGGCCGGCGGTCATGACACAGCTGAAGTAACCGTCCAGCCCGAAGGACTCGAGCAGGATGTCCATCGAGCTCGCGCGGTTGGTGCAAATCGCCAGTTCCACTTTCCCCTTCAACACGTCCAGGGTCTCACGCAGCCCCTGTTCCATGACCATGAGCGGGAAGAGTTTACGGTAATCGATGCTGGCGGAAAAGGCACGCACCTCGTCCATGCGATCGTCGCCGGAGAACAGGTATTCCAGCACGTCCCTGTTGCAGTAGGTGTGCAGGATGCGCATGGTGTCAACGTCCCCGCGGTTGATAGCGGGCTTGCCGAAGCGGTCCAGGATCAGGTGGTAAAAGGCGTAGTTGGCCTCGAAGGAATCAAATAACACGCCGTCGCAGTCATAGATGACTGCCTTGATCTTTTGGCTCAAAACTTTATCTCCACGGCAGCCTCACTCCGCACCGGCGCCGCCGTCCCGCCCCATCCCTTCCAGGTATTCCTGCCACTCGATGGGGAGCATGTGCTTTTTCTTGTTGTTGCATTCCTTGCAGCAGGGGACCACGTTCCCCTTGGCGGACTTGCCGCCCCGGATCACGGGAACGATGTGGTCCATGGAGAGATCGGCCGGGGGAAACTTCCCCTGGCACCAGTGGCAGACACCTTTGCCCACCCGGTTCTTCC
Protein-coding sequences here:
- a CDS encoding glycogen/starch/alpha-glucan phosphorylase, with protein sequence MTEEQIGVNEELDKQMLIIKSFLEHLEYTLGKDKYSATPYDRFNALAYAVRDYLVERWLDTQQAYYNSDNKRVYYMSMEFLMGRTLSNSLINLGLWEDFKDAITSLGNDFDQIVNEEQDAGLGNGGLGRLAACFLDSMATMSIPAYGYGIRYEYGIFRQHIIDGAQVEIPDNWLRYRNPWELDRQEHLHTVKFYGRVISTFDANGKLVREWVDTDDVMAMAYDTPIPGYQTQSVNTLRLWSAKSSREFDLKFFNEGNYIRAVEKKMQSETISKVLYPADNVVEGKELRFKQEYFLASATVHDVIYRFKKKHQDMRLLPDKVAIQLNDTHPTLAIPELMRVLMDVEGVDWEDAWEITKRTFAYTNHTILPEALEQWPVWFFEQILPRHLQIIYEINERFLKEIRERYPDEPDRLARMSIVEEHWERKIRMAHLAIVGSHSVNGVAALHTEILKNELFHDFYEMYPERFNNKTNGITQRRWLKMSNPALSGLIDEYIGEAWTTNLYELEKLRAIASDPEFIGRWNQVKRSNKEGLCRYIKQHNDIDVDPDSLFDVQVKRLHEYKRQLLNVLHIITLFNRIKDNPAAEVVPRTFIFAGKAAPAYAAAKLIIRLINAVAAVVNHDPDVAGRIKVVFLANYSVSLAEKIFPASDLSEQISTAGTEASGTGNMKFALNGALTIGTLDGANIEIMEEVGRENIFIFGMTAAEVSQLRARGYNPREYYNGNRELKQVLDMIASGFFCPWSPELFTPLTDSLLNLGDHYMLLADYASYVACQEQVAQLFKQPNEWARRAILNCAGMGKFSSDRTIDQYAREIWGIKPVDILPGAVELQRH
- a CDS encoding replication-associated recombination protein A, whose amino-acid sequence is MRPRTISEYLGQGHLLGEGKLLRSLIETDRVTSLIFWGPPGSGKTTLARIIAGATKSHFIFFSAIMSGIKEIREVVKEAEDILKFQGKRTILFVDEIHRFNKSQQDAFLPYVERGTFTMIGATTENPSFEVIAPLLSRCKVLVLNPLADEDIRQILVNALTDRDRGLGEFELTASEDALSFMAEQAGGDARIALNTLETAARLARDGEISLDIAREATQKKPLLYDKGGEEHYNVISAFIKSMRGSDPDAALYWLARMIEAGEDPIFILRRMVIFASEDVGNADPRGLQMAVSALEAFRLVGMPEGRIILGQAVTYLATAPKSNASYMGINQALAEVRKSGGLPVPMQIRNAPTKLMKGLGYGKGYLYPHDYQDGVVAQSYLPDLLSGRSFYSPKESGYEKSIRERMAWIRGQREKTNDPER
- the pfkA gene encoding 6-phosphofructokinase, which gives rise to MKKIGILTSGGDCSGMNATIRSATRTALGHGVQVVGFRKGYAGLLKGDLLEMTTREVAGILHRGGTFLQSARSEEFRTVLGREKAVRHLQDLGVEGLVVIGGDGSLNGALALHRMGVPVIGVPASIDNDIAYTDMALGVDTALNNIIYAVDCIKDTASSHDRAFVIEVMGRNSGYLASMSAIATGAEYAIVPEVECDIADLCNQLRKRYEEGRSNAIIILAEGAGRAQNIADNIKDAIGFETRVTVLGHYQRGGAPSVFDRLLGSRFGHAAVEQLLAGEKGKMVGLCCGEICATPLETVVVSEKMQQDELHDLSMILGI
- a CDS encoding VOC family protein, with the protein product MTDRFREQGAFSWFELTTADVAAAQSFYGRLFGWSTERWDGEGDYTLIKVAGKEVGGIAPAGPGPRKPLGWGVYVTVTDVDLTAAKAEELGGKVVVPPTDIPRVGRFCVLQDPEGAVLTAITYCRP
- a CDS encoding tetratricopeptide repeat protein, coding for MEPVPQEDAEKLFNRALTAFSAGEYQAALAHFERALKVQDNPLLHSYLGLCIAKERGQVKKGRDLCQASLDLEPENPAHYLNLARVHQVAGDKPKALEVLRKGMSVGASDEIKALLATLGTRKPPPLSFLSRDHFLNKWLGIALSRMGLR
- a CDS encoding HAD family hydrolase, giving the protein MSQKIKAVIYDCDGVLFDSFEANYAFYHLILDRFGKPAINRGDVDTMRILHTYCNRDVLEYLFSGDDRMDEVRAFSASIDYRKLFPLMVMEQGLRETLDVLKGKVELAICTNRASSMDILLESFGLDGYFSCVMTAGRVNNPKPHPEPLFKVLEHYGLAPEEALFIGDSDVDLRAAEGAGVPFVAYRGELNCATKIDRHQDLLLLL
- a CDS encoding HNH endonuclease, with protein sequence MDYFIIEVSEEEVKREREKARELRRSQWWKNRVGKGVCHWCQGKFPPADLSMDHIVPVIRGGKSAKGNVVPCCKECNNKKKHMLPIEWQEYLEGMGRDGGAGAE